Proteins encoded together in one Triticum dicoccoides isolate Atlit2015 ecotype Zavitan chromosome 7B, WEW_v2.0, whole genome shotgun sequence window:
- the LOC119335682 gene encoding non-specific lipid-transfer protein C4-like produces the protein MAPSTVPRALLAVSLVLLVVGGLGPAAEAQPPGGCVPQLNRLLACRAYLVPGAADPSADCCSALSSISRDCACSTMGIINSIPSRCNIGRVNCSA, from the exons ATGGCGCCGAGCACCGTCCCGCGCGCACTCCTGGCCGTGTCCCTCGTTCTCCTGGTGGTCGGCGGcctcgggccggcggcggaggcgcagccgccGGGGGGGTGCGTGCCGCAGCTGAACCGGCTGCTGGCGTGCCGCGCGTACCTGGTGCCCGGCGCCGCCGACCCCAGCGCCGACTGCTGCAGCGCGCTGAGCTCCATCTCGCGCGACTGCGCGTGCAGCACCATGGGCATCATCAACAGCATCCCCTCCCGCTGCAACATCGGACGAGTCAACTGCT CGGCTTGA
- the LOC119335681 gene encoding plant UBX domain-containing protein 8-like: MAQPSQEAIETFISITGADEAVAARKLEEHSGDLNEAVNAYFNEGDRSTTRINQNPLPDSHDDIMDLDEPFDPMFSRSMGNPFGILDPSFVERAAAGFFGQGPQVTHPRDVRQIPIEVKDTDNPQIGSSGQGPVIEDVTGRESLYGPEVHGTVVVDEDDDDLPSTHAPVIPRNTPSTYSSAPSAPPLVDVIDYNNDIEEEMIRAAIEASKRDAEGLTNVEERERVLLQEGMHAVDNSSDLSDKEDIEGASEAVERQVLTTGQAGTSRQLVDEENFQDDIEDVDEEPLVRQRSRRVLSGTAGPTEAVQMADSPPSGPQPHATQNAHQQNGAFPSEWGGISSEEHDEAVMLEAAMFGGIPEHTEYPFPLPSHGISTGYPRIAHPPSPTLTAQRLLREQQDDEYLAALQADREKELKAVEDAELRRLEEAAAREAAIEMEKQKNEEKLRKQLEEEELESMLAAKRASLPKEPLPNSEGAVTVVVRMPDGSRQGRRFLKSDQLQVLFDFIDISKSFKPGTYRLVRSYPRRAFTDEECQMSLSDVGLSSKQEALFLEQISG, from the exons ATGGCGCAGCCGTCGCAGGAGGCGATCGAAACTTTCATCAGCATCACCGGCGCCGACGAGGCTGTCGCTGCCCGCAAGCTCGAG GAGCATAGCGGGGACCTAAATGAAGCGGTGAATGCATACTTCAATGAAGGAGATAGATCCAC CACCAGAATCAATCAGAATCCTTTACCTGACAGTCATGATGATATTATGGATCTGGACGAACCATTTGATCCCATGTTTAGCCGATCTATGGGCAACCCTTTTGGTATTTTGGACCCAAGTTTTGTTGAGAGAGCTGCTGCTGGTTTCTTTGGTCAGGGACCTCAGGTTACACATCCCAGGGATGTGCGGCAGATACCTATTGAAGTTAAAGACACTGATAATCCTCAAATTGGAAGTTCTGGTCAGGGTCCTGTTATTGAAGATGTTACTGGACGCGAGTCTTTATATGGTCCGGAGGTTCATGGGACTGTTGTtgttgatgaggatgatgatgacttgCCATCTACCCATGCTCCTGTTATCCCAAGAAATACTCCAAGCACATACAGTTCTGCACCAAGTGCTCCTCCATTGGTGGATGTTATTGACTATAACAATGACATAGAAGAGGAGATGATCCGTGCAGCAATTGAAGCATCAAAAAGGGATGCGGAAGGACTTACAAAT GTAGAAGAGCGAGAGAGAGTTCTACTTCAAGAGGGAATGCATGCGGTCGATAATTCTTCTGATTTATCTGATAAGGAGGACATTGAAGGAGCAAGTGAGGCAGTTGAAAG GCAAGTACTAACCACAGGGCAAGCTGGAACTTCTAGGCAATTGGTAGATGAAGAAAACTTCCAAGACGATATTGAAGATGTTGACGAAGAACCTTTAGTTAGACAACGTTCTAGGCGTGTTCTATCTGGAACTGCTGGGCCAACAGAAGCAGTGCAGATGGCTGATAGCCCTCCCTCAGGCCCTCAGCCTCATGCTACTCAAAATGCTCACCAGCAGAATGGAGCTTTCCCCTCAGAG TGGGGAGGCATTTCTTCTGAAGAGCACGACGAAGCTGTTATGCTTGAGGCTGCTATGTTTGGTGGGATTCCTGAACACACAGAATATCCATTTCCCCTCCCATCTCATGGGATCTCAACTGGCTATCCCCGTATAGCACATCCTCCATCACCAACATTAACTGCACAGAGGTTGTTAAGGGAGCAGCAG GATGATGAGTATCTTGCAGCCCTCCAAGCTGATAGAGAAAAAGAGTTGAAGGCTGTGGAGGATGCTGAGCTCCGTAGATTAGAAGAAGCTGCTGCAAGGGAAGCTGCTATTGAAATGGAAAAGCAAAAGAACGAGGAAAAGCTGAGAAAACAACTTGAGGAAGAG GAGTTGGAGTCCATGCTTGCAGCGAAGCGAGCATCATTACCAAAGGAGCCACTGCCAAATTCTGAAGGAGCCGTCACAGTTGTAGTTCGCATGCCTGATGGCAGTCGCCAGGGAAGGCGCTTTTTGAAATCTGATCAGCTCCAG GTTCTTTTTGATTTCATTGACATCAGCAAGTCATTCAAGCCAGGAACCTATAGACTG GTGAGGTCTTACCCCAGGCGTGCATTCACCGACGAGGAGTGTCAGATGTCGTTGAGTGATGTGGGCCTCAGCAGCAAACAGGAGGCCTTGTTTCTGGAACAAATTTCAGGATAG